The Silene latifolia isolate original U9 population chromosome 4, ASM4854445v1, whole genome shotgun sequence region ATTACCGAAATCATCTTTTTATTTATACCATGACAGTTTAATCCTGTGTAATGATGGTACCGTTGGTTTATAACAAATTTACGGAGATTTGAACATTTTCATCTcctatttttttcattttctcttttaTTCACACTTGCAAGTAGTTTAGTCATATTCATTATCATCCTTGGTTacatataccatgtcggtttaatctcgagtacggtgataaatgTCAACTAATTACAaggcaatgaacttaatataattagttcatatcaaacacttttcattttatttcatcttattttctctttatcttgaccatatTGCATGTCACCGTTGGCTAACATAtatgccatgtcgatttaattcgagtacggtgatgCAACGGTTGAGCAAATACATTTTACATGTTTATtcacaaaactattcatgtcaagcttgcaaattcAAACCCGACAACGAGTACCATCCACATAATGATGAATACTCCGAGTCACATTCCACACTTTAATACAAAAGCGGTcttaacgaccttttcaacaaaagcgggttttaacacccttttcatAACGGTTTTCATACCCTTTTGAGCAACGAGAAGAGGCTCCTTATACCGTcgtatggctcgcgccccaaggacCCTTTTGTTCCCTACTTTTCAAATCTGGGCAGACCATGTTACATCGCCCATGGCCTCGCGCCTCAAAGGGGCTGCATGGTAATATTCTGTTTCGTTGCCAACACTTATTTAGAACGATCTCGATTTCAGTTAActcgaatacatgacggatcggATTGACGAGTTAAGCATCTAaaccgaacttggtaaatggatgtttaatttccgtctttgcatgcaaatcaacttttaaatcaactcgacatcaattacttgatatttggataaacaactgaCATAGCAAATCTCATATGTTAgttttaaacttgtggatgcgcattcatgcattaaacccgttttatcaacttttgcacttaaccaaccaagatcgatcagtaaaggccgctaccgcgggcgggattgggtgttcgattaaagagctttccAATACGTACCCACACCTTtaactcagaacctttggatagtggatggccttatccagggcgtacgagagtcattctagcgacaTGATGCTAAAatagggacgactccttatctttagtacctatgtcaagcactgctttgtgcttcgtttgaccaaggtataaagtcGAATCGAACAGTtttcaggcatcccataattgcttggtggcgactccatctcggttgcccgaggttgtTCATATCAAATTAACCATAAAAGAACAAATACAACTTTATTAACTCAAACTTAGAAATACTAATACAACTCAAGTTCAACTCTATTATCCACAGCGGAAGaataaaaataaccaaactatCGATCGTTTGAACTAGGTGAGACTCAGCGATGACACAAGCCTTCAAAGAATCCAAGCAACAACTCACAACATCCACCAAGACACCTAAAAAGTCTACCTACTCACCATTTGCcggcaatatcaaatggatcacagcagacacacaacagaaagaaaaaacaaaacacacacacacacacacacacacacacacacacacacacacacacacacacacacacacacacacacaaggtCAGCCAACTACACATTCAATCAAAAGTCAACAGCACGTATTAAGCCACTCCAAACAATTCCCGTAACAATCATCAACCTCCAACTCCGAGAGTCAGTGTCTGAAACGCAACCCGGATACGACTACACACCGCAGTGAGTAGTCCTACTAGGttacccattgcaacaggtaaCCCACCCCAACCAGTGGTAGACCGCAGCCTTGCCAccttaagccccgctcatcgcaacgagggaacccagatcattaatctGCAGATTCCCCTTATAAAGGGAGCCACAAGGGGCAAACATGGGGGTGAAGGCCATTTCCTAACAATGGCTTCACAAACAATACTAGCACTATCAACAATACCACAATAGCACAATGATAATATATCAACGATAATCATAGAAACACCACACGAACTCACAATTAACCACATAGAAGAACTGAGTTGGGAAACCCTACTTGGCTAGCAATCCACGAATCAACAATCAATGTGCTAgtaaggctcctctacgaaagaCAACAATAcacgatactcgaccgagtgcctcaACAACTAGATCGAGTGAACTCAAGTTAGTTGCCTGACCAAGACAAAAACACCACTCGGGCACCTGACCCGTTCAAgtacaacccactcgatcgagtactccacaCACTCAACCGAGTAACATAAGACCagaatacgtagtattacagagaAGGTGGGGGTGGTTGTTATAGGGTGGGGATGACATATGGAGAGTCATCGGCCACTACAAGAATTAAGATTTCGGGCGACTACAAATGACGACTGTTTAaattagtcgccaatttggctacTTAAATAACCCAACTGGCGACtgatatcagtcgccaaattgacgACCACACAATTCCGTACAATAACTGAGATTGGCGACTGAAAGTAAGGTCGGGCGGCGACCGAAATCTGTCGCCAATTTGACGACCGCACGCCTTCAGTCACATAATTTGATCGCCAATTTGGCTGACAGAAACAAAACACGGGACACTCCCTATCCTCTTTCTTActttaccaaataaaaaaaaggTGGGAGAAGAAGACGGCGACACCAACACCCATTACTATCAACACCGGACCACCACTACCGACACCAGCACAAACACCTTTGTCTTctcacctttctcttcttttcctcaCTTTGTTCTAATTTTTGAAAGtatgtttttttgtttttaatttcaatttcttagcttAATTTTTGTtatgtttgttaatttatttgtgATTCTATGtaattagtattattaggatGTTATAtgtttatataaaaatttgtgatagttattaggtttttaattgttatttaattAGGGTTTGTATAAATTAGGGATTAGGTTTATATAAATTGGGGGTTTTTTGATAATTTGTTAATATTATGTGAATTAGGGTTATAATTGACATTGTATTGATGATTTTGATAATGTTAGTATTATTGATTGACAaaattagtataatgttagtattgtataattaatgtTAGTATTCTACGAAAAGATCGATAACAACTCTACCAAAAAAACACCGATAACCAGATTAGTATGACTTGGACCAAGGATACAAGAAGGGGTCCGTGTATGGAAGCGGAAACGCACATGATTTATTCTACGAAGCCCCAAGAGCGAGACCGTCTTTAATGCACAAGAAAAGCTATGTGCCGGGATCGTAAGTCAACTTTAAGAGCAATTTAATGAAGAAAGGAGAACAAATGCGGCAAGGGATGAATAATGCGACAAATGAAGAAACAATTTGACATGATGCAAACAAATTTCTCCTCTTGCAACCCCGTTGGCGACTTGGCGTCCCATTAACCTTGACCGTAAAGATCCCTTTGGAGGAGGCGGTAGTGGGGGCGGGGCTAGCTTTACGTGTAGTTGATAGTTAGGTTAGTCGAACTTGGTTGTCGAACTTGGGCAATCAAACTTGGATTAGATTTGTTAAACAAACTTGGTGAGAACTTAACAAGCATTATAACTCGGATTTGTTCTTATTTTATATATGAGATGGTGGTGTTGTcgatgttgttgtttttgttggtgTTGTCGCGGTTTTGTAAAGCTTAATGAAGGTTTAATCCTACAATTTTACGCTTTTACGATCTAAAAACGCTTGACCGATCCCAGATCTTACGATTCTGTTatggttgtagaatcttacgatcctatctgtttgaaaatttctagaggtAGAATCATAATACGATCTTACGATTTACAATGCTACGATCCAATTTTATGATAAAAgaataaatatatattttatataatgacatTGTAAAATATCTTgtataagttttttttttgaaagagaatCTTGTATAAGTTGTGCATAACCATGACACCAAAATTATTAATCATCAATAATTTAtggataaatattaataaatctGTATTTTGATCTTCACTTCTATGTTTTTACCACATAAAGAACTATAATTAGTTAGTTTGTAAAATCTTACGATCCTACAATACAATTTTACCGATTCGATTCTATCCACTTCATCATTTTAAAGTAGAATCCGATCCACAACACCTATATACATAAAAAGGTTGGCATAAAACTTGTGATTGCCCTAATAATAACATGTGAAATAAgccaataaaaaataaaaaagcaaTAGATGTAAAGGAAGGGACAAAACAAGGGAAAGAGAAGAAATTAATAAAAGTGAGATGAGTCGGATGAGCACACCTCAACTCCATTTCCTTCCTCTATAAATAGCCTCCTCCCCCTTCACTTCGCGGGCTATCAATTCCCCCACCCTCccttccccccccccccaataGGCACTAACCGACTTCTTAAACCTTCCTTTCCAAAAATCCCCATTACACATTTACTATAATCTCAAAAATGGTGTTACGGAGGTTATCCCAGATATCAACCAGCGACGACGAGGGTGCACCTCGTCCTTCCACCAGCGACGCCGACACCGACGACATTCCCCTTCCTCCCCGCCGTCGCCGCGGACGCCCCAGCTCCCATCAGCCGGTACCCAAGCGCCGTAAACGGGTTCACATTcctgatgatgacgatgatgatgaggaagatgatgttGCGATTGCGAAATTGAAATTGAAGGAGGATGAGGATTACGAGGAGgagaaagaagaagaggaagaggaagacgaggaagaagaagaagaagaggaggaggaagaggaggagccTGTGCCGGAGGATGCCAGACCCATTGGTGAGGCGATTAGGGTTTCTGGTAAAGGAAGGGGATTGAAATCGCATTTTAAAGAGTTTGAATTCGACGGAAATCGCTTTGAGCTGGTAATTTTTGTTTTGAGTAATTTGATTGTTGATTGTGtgattttgttgtttttttttggggGGTGTAGGGTTAGGTTTTGAAGAAAATGTTAATTGAATTGGATTGGAGCTCGAGAAGTTGTTTCGATTCACGATTTGTTGTTGCTTTTTAGGGGTTTTATGGTTAGGTTTTGCGGACAATGTGAATTGAATTCGCTTCGAGCTCGAGAAGTTGTTTTGATTAAACATTTTGTTGCATTTAGGGTTTCGATTGGGGAAAATGTGAAGTTAATTGGATGGAGGATCATCTAGTCGTTTTAATTAGGCATTCTGTtgcttttagggttttgattggGGAAAATGTAAAGTTAATTGGGTGGAGGATCATGAAGTCGTTTTGATTAGGATATTTTATAACGTGGGAATTCggttgttttgattgggtgttatttggggtttTAGGATTAGGGTTTGGGGAAAATGTGAATCGGAGCCCGAGAAGTTGTTTTAATTTGGGAAAATTGTCGCTTTTTAGGGTTTTAGAATATTTTTGAGTGGGGAAAATGTGTAGTGAATTGGATTGGGGATCATCAAGCTGTTTTGATGAGGATGTTTTATAACGTGTTttcatatttccaatggagccaaagactcattactctttggttatggattataatggaataaatcaaaatggctcactaaagtgaaTGCTCTTCTTTCTTTTGTAAAGTGgcggtccttcgatgcagttctcgacgcaatttttatcttgggtcattcggaaacagcctctttgtgttgctaacacaagggtaaggctgcgtacatccgaccccccttaccctgcaatttgcaggagccattgaggcactggggttatgttgttgttgttgttgttgttgttgttgttattgtaattAGCTTCATTTTTCAGCCAATTTTTGTGAAGTATTGTCGATTAATTTGTTTGTGAATGTAAAACTGGATTCTAACATTGTCGCGGAGCTGTAGTATTAGGAGATAATCGTTGTGCAGATATGTGTCTAGGAATGAATTAGGCATAAACCTGAAAACTCTGATCTGGGGTTTATTAGGGTTAGGTTTTGGCTTTTCGATGGGGTGATAGTTTTTAGTTGGAAGGGAGCTGTGAAGTTATTTCGGTTGATAGATTTTGAAATGTGATCTTGTAGGTAAAGGATTGGAACTTGGGAGTATGTAGCTTCATTTGTGAACCATTATCTGTAATTTAAAGTTGTTTAGCTTGTTTGTGAACGTAATTGCAGAGTTGAAAAGGTTATGAATTGATGTTTGATGAGTGGAGCCTTGCAATATTACCGAGTTGTATCCTAGAAGAAAGTTATGCAAATTTGTATTCGGTGAAAATTTTGTGGAATTTCCAAAACTTTGATTTATGGGTTTGATTTTACCTTCTTTTTTCTAGATATGATTCATATACGTGTGCCATCTTTTGCGGGAGTAATTGTTATGAAATAGGCTAAGAGGCCTTGTTCTTTTTCATAACCCTTTTGGAAAATGAATGAAGTTCGAGGATTTTCAGTTTGCATATCTCGTACTTTTTGAAAGCAGTCGGATTAGAAGCTCCTTATCTTTATTTATAAAAACTATATGCAGGAGGATCCTGTGCTTTTAACTCCAGAAGACAAGAAACAGAAGCCTTACGTAGCTATTATCAAGGTAATTTTATGTGTTCGTCTTATGCGCTTGTTTGAAGGATTGGTGATTGATACGTAAATGTGGAAACATTCTCAGTTCCATTTCATTTATGAAAAAGTACATATTAGAACAGCAATGCCATGATGGTCTTCAGGCTTGGCAACTGCTTTAGCCTTTAGCAGCTGTTTAAGGGTTGAAGTAGAAACATGATACTGTCTTAAGGTTGGTGGCCTCGGTGCTGGTTTTATTAGACTAGCTAATAGAAATGTTAGAAGTTTACCGGCTTGAACAATGCATAAACTTGAAGCCAAAGAACACAAACAAATGAAGTAAAATGACTAAGTGAACTAATTGCCCTTCCTTTTATTGCAAATTAGATTCAAATCAATTTCCGGCGCAACTTTTGTTACGGGTTATCTAAAAACAACCTACCTTATGTCCTAGAACACGGGCAAAGCTGCTTTAATCCAACTCCCTTAGTCTGCTATATACAGGAGCCCTTCGGGCGTTGGGGTTTTTgttgacaacaacaacaacaatgttgtggttgtggttgtggttgtggttgtggttgtggttgtggttgtggttgtggttgtggttgtggttgtggttgttgttgttgttgtggttgtggtggttgtttttgtggtggttgttgttgttgggtaATGAGATCTTTGGTTGTAAATTTATCTGCCATCCTTAGGGAAGTTTTTGAGCTTTGAAAGCAACAACGTTTTTTGCTATTTTGGTGGGCTGACTTTACCCTGTAGTCCCTGTTTGCTACCTAGTTACAATGATAGATTATTCTAGTGTGGATGTATATGTTGTATACATCGTTAACTGATGAAATTTTAGACCTAGGAATTGCATTCTGCATTTGCTCTTTACCCTCCTACCGGTCATTTGTTTAGTATCGCAAATCACAATATGTGGTGGAATTTTTTTTAATGCCTGATTCTTTATTTCTTTAGGTTCAACTTTCAGTCGAATTCAAGCTTTTGACTCTTAGGAGCTCACCATAtctatcattttttttctttttctataaAAGTAGTAAATTAGCCAGGACTCGTGCTCTTTGTTTTGTATCAGAAATCACAAAACgtgttgaatttttttttatgccTGATTCTTTATTTCTTTAGGTTTAACTGTCTGTCGAATTGAAGCCGACTCCTAGGGATCGCCATATCTGTTGTGCTTGCCTCTTGATCATATGTTGTTTTGTACTGTTTCTCTAAGCTTTGATCTTTCACTACCGACTTATGAATTGCACTGTAGATAATATTCTTCACTAATTTCTGTTATTCTGAAACGAAATGGTTTTCAGGATATAACACAATCAAGAGATGGAAGCATGATGGTCACTGGGCAGTGGTTTTACCGACCTGAAGAAGCTGAGAGAAGCAAAGGTGGAAGCTGGCAAGCTCGTGATACAAGAGAACTTTTTTATAGTTTCCATCGTGATGATGTTCCAGCTGAGTCTGTCATGCACAAGTGTGTAGTACATTTTGTGCCACTGAACAAACAACTCCCAAGTCGGAAACAGCACCCTGGTTTTATTGTACAGAAGGTCTACGACACTGTGGAGAAAAAACTGTGGAAGCTTACTGATAAAGACTATGAAGATGGTAAGCAGGAAGAGATTGATGTCATGGTGCAAAAAACAATTTCTCGTCTCGGAGTGCTTCCCGATGTTGAGACAGAAGATACTCATGTTCAGTTGGAGGAGCAGATAAAAAGCAAGCGTATATTGAAAAAAAGGCACTTATCATCACTTGATGTAACAAGAGAAGATGAAGGAGCACTCAAGTCTCCTAGAATTGAAACACCAGGAAGCTGTCTAGATAATGCATCCAAACACACCGCCATATTGGCTGAAGCAAAGGCTCTGACTAATGAGTCGCAACGAGACAAATGGTTGGAGAAGCTTCTTCAAGCAGTCGAGTATGTCTGTTCACCAACTGAGACTTTGCAAGAAAAAGAAGGAGATGGTAAAGCTAATGGCGTAAAGCAGCCCAATGGCAATAGCAGCCTTACTTGGCCAGATGCAGCTGTTTCAGCTGTTGTTGCCTTGGAGAAAGCATCACATGAGGCACTTTCCTCAGACTACAGCAAATATAACCAGAAGTTGAGGTCACTTTGGTTCAATCTAAGGGTTAGCTTAATATATCCCTCTCACTAAAATGGAGATATGCTATTAAAGGAAGTCATAAACATGTACATCAAGATTGGAATTATTAAGCTTAACTCTCGATCTTATCTTTTATCTTTTGTTTTCAGAATACCAAGCTGTTAGCTCAAAGGCTGTTGAATGGAGAGTTAGAACCTTCAAAAGTACTGAGCATGCAACCTACTGAATTGAGGGTATATATCTATTTTTCTGGGTTTTATTATACAATATATGCAATTGTCTCCTCCTTCCTTAATGTGTGCCCGTTTATAAGCATTTCTGTTGACAAAAATTTTCTGCCTGGAGTGGATCAAAATCACTGCGTAGCGCAACATGTTACACCTAATGAATTACTCCGTATGTATTCGTGGATCTAATTATCTTTGAGTATTATGTCATCATGTCCATCTCTACCTTGGTTTTAGATTCTGGTAGAGCCCTTCCCTCACCTGGAAAATGATAAGCTGGCATAATTTGGTCTTGGGGCGAAGGATCTCCGTTCTGTGTTTCTGTGATCCTCAGATCTATGGTATTTTACATGTCAAAAAAGTGTACCACATTAGATTTCGTAAATTTCACCCATAGTACATGGATACTTCCAGAAAggtatatttattttattatatctgTCCCTGGTTGATTGTTGTTACTAGTGGACCATCCGTCAGTGATACTAGAAACTTTCGAAAGTTAACAATTGGTCAGCTGATATGTATCTTTCAACAATAAGTCCCTTCTTTTTGGCTAACTTCATCTTCTATCTAATAGAGATGTTGCACTTATTTAATTTTCGTAGGGAGCTATCAGTACTCGTTTTCGCAGAGATTTTAAAGAACTTTTAATGAGACCTATTACGGTCTTTGTATTAATTGATCATTGATGTACCACCTATTGCAATTTAACTTTTTCAAACACAGGAGGGTTTAACTAAGGAGGAAATTGCGAGGAACCAACCTGAGGAG contains the following coding sequences:
- the LOC141653575 gene encoding ASI1-immunoprecipitated protein 3, which produces MVLRRLSQISTSDDEGAPRPSTSDADTDDIPLPPRRRRGRPSSHQPVPKRRKRVHIPDDDDDDEEDDVAIAKLKLKEDEDYEEEKEEEEEEDEEEEEEEEEEEEEPVPEDARPIGEAIRVSGKGRGLKSHFKEFEFDGNRFELEDPVLLTPEDKKQKPYVAIIKDITQSRDGSMMVTGQWFYRPEEAERSKGGSWQARDTRELFYSFHRDDVPAESVMHKCVVHFVPLNKQLPSRKQHPGFIVQKVYDTVEKKLWKLTDKDYEDGKQEEIDVMVQKTISRLGVLPDVETEDTHVQLEEQIKSKRILKKRHLSSLDVTREDEGALKSPRIETPGSCLDNASKHTAILAEAKALTNESQRDKWLEKLLQAVEYVCSPTETLQEKEGDGKANGVKQPNGNSSLTWPDAAVSAVVALEKASHEALSSDYSKYNQKLRSLWFNLRNTKLLAQRLLNGELEPSKVLSMQPTELREGLTKEEIARNQPEESAKMQMTDARCKRCNEKKVGVVDIIQAGHGDRYQLECVACGYQWYASRDEASTLTIDGPSVATNVGTAPWATSKFESVEKKKVLSPRDSDKKNPQGSKPVLDSQTSFNKPKD